The following coding sequences are from one Nitrospirota bacterium window:
- the nuoI gene encoding NADH-quinone oxidoreductase subunit NuoI, whose amino-acid sequence MRVGVLTKKLLEAALFYEIWDAMKVTFKHMFYKPITFQYPREQRTIPDTHRGALGLLRYDDGRERCVGCDLCEAACPSHCIKVISTEDRDRPLQRYASEFYIDITKCVFCGYCVEACPVNALAMTKMYEYSTHDKRTLLFDKPRLYQIGERYIDDAKKYLVAHHQEKDDQSSREYRYFFPQSVLKATQPPPKHLT is encoded by the coding sequence ATGCGCGTCGGAGTATTGACCAAGAAGCTTCTTGAGGCGGCCCTGTTCTATGAAATCTGGGACGCAATGAAGGTCACGTTCAAGCACATGTTCTATAAGCCGATCACTTTCCAGTACCCGCGGGAGCAGCGGACCATTCCCGACACCCATCGCGGAGCGCTGGGCCTGCTGCGGTACGACGACGGGCGCGAACGGTGCGTGGGCTGTGACCTCTGCGAAGCCGCCTGCCCGTCCCATTGCATCAAAGTCATCAGCACCGAGGATCGGGACCGCCCGCTCCAGCGGTATGCGAGCGAGTTCTACATCGACATCACGAAGTGCGTGTTTTGCGGCTACTGCGTGGAGGCCTGCCCGGTCAACGCGCTGGCCATGACCAAGATGTACGAGTATTCCACCCACGACAAGCGGACCCTCCTGTTCGACAAGCCGCGGCTGTATCAGATCGGTGAACGATATATCGACGACGCAAAAAAATATTTGGTCGCCCATCATCAGGAGAAGGACGACCAGTCAAGCCGGGAGTACCGGTACTTTTTCCCCCAGTCGGTGCTGAAGGCGACACAGCCGCCGCCGAAGCATTTGACATAA
- a CDS encoding NADH-quinone oxidoreductase subunit L, with translation MWRSNVSDLIVILIPVFPLVAVLLNGLLGSRYSHEMAHRLAWGSVGLSFLCAIGVFAETLGSGTAREVVAYKWIFGGDLTVNLAFLIDPLTCIMLLVVTGVGFLIHLYSVGYMHGEEGFTRFFTYMNLFMVSMLLLVMGNNYLVLFIGWEGVGLCSYLLIGYYYDKVSAAKAASKAFVVNRIGDAGFLLAIFLVFQNFKTLDYQQVFAQAGQLSTEMATAIALCLLIGAVGKSAQLPLYTWLPDAMEGPTPVSALIHAATMVTAGVYMIVRNHVIYDMAPVAMTTVAIVGGTTALFAATIGLVQTDIKRVLAYSTVSQLGYMFLACGIGAYTAAVFHLMTHAFFKALLFLSAGSVIHALHGEQDIMKMGGLKSKIPWTHGLFLVGTLAIAGIFPLAGFWSKDEIMAHAFVHGHYVLYGMAAIGAFLTAFYMFRLTYLTFYGRSRVDHHTAEHIHESPPIMLGPLVVLATLSVLGGFPGVPPEDGWFHHFLHKVTAQVGGEVSGHDAGSGLVVTLMLAATAIALAGWGLAHYLYSLRTETAAAWAERSPGVYRTLLNKYYVDELYDALFVEPTKKLGLVWDWFDRHVIDRLVVGVGELTQSSAAGSTWLEKYVIYGGLNAIGYANHLLARSWRKIQSGQVHHYAAIIVAGLFILVHLVLAWWTGSGGMLK, from the coding sequence ATCTGGCGGAGTAACGTGTCCGATCTGATCGTCATTCTCATCCCGGTTTTTCCGCTGGTGGCCGTGCTCCTGAACGGTCTGCTGGGCAGCCGCTATTCCCACGAGATGGCGCACCGGCTGGCCTGGGGCTCGGTGGGCCTCTCGTTCCTCTGCGCGATCGGGGTCTTCGCGGAGACGCTGGGCTCCGGCACCGCGAGGGAAGTCGTCGCCTATAAATGGATCTTCGGCGGCGACCTCACGGTCAACCTGGCCTTCCTGATCGATCCCCTTACATGCATCATGCTGCTGGTGGTGACCGGCGTCGGGTTCCTCATCCACCTCTATTCGGTCGGGTACATGCACGGCGAGGAGGGCTTTACCCGCTTCTTCACGTACATGAACCTCTTCATGGTCTCCATGCTCCTGCTGGTGATGGGGAACAACTACCTCGTCCTCTTCATCGGCTGGGAAGGCGTGGGCCTCTGTTCGTACCTGTTGATCGGCTACTACTACGACAAGGTGTCCGCGGCCAAGGCGGCCTCCAAGGCCTTCGTGGTCAATCGGATCGGGGACGCGGGGTTCCTGCTCGCCATCTTTCTGGTGTTCCAGAACTTCAAGACGCTGGATTACCAGCAGGTGTTCGCCCAGGCTGGCCAGCTATCCACCGAAATGGCGACGGCGATCGCCCTGTGTTTGTTGATCGGGGCCGTGGGCAAGTCGGCCCAGTTGCCCCTGTACACGTGGCTCCCGGATGCGATGGAAGGCCCCACCCCGGTCAGCGCCCTCATCCATGCGGCCACCATGGTGACGGCCGGCGTCTACATGATCGTGCGAAACCACGTCATCTACGACATGGCGCCGGTGGCCATGACGACGGTGGCCATTGTCGGCGGGACGACGGCGCTCTTCGCGGCCACGATCGGCCTCGTGCAAACGGATATCAAGCGGGTCCTGGCCTATTCCACGGTCAGCCAGTTGGGCTACATGTTCCTGGCTTGCGGGATCGGGGCCTACACGGCGGCGGTCTTTCACCTGATGACCCACGCCTTCTTCAAAGCCCTCCTGTTCCTGTCGGCCGGCTCGGTGATCCATGCCCTGCACGGCGAACAGGACATCATGAAGATGGGCGGGCTGAAGTCGAAAATCCCCTGGACGCACGGACTGTTCCTGGTCGGGACCTTGGCGATCGCCGGCATTTTCCCGTTAGCCGGGTTCTGGAGCAAGGACGAGATCATGGCCCACGCCTTCGTGCACGGCCATTATGTTTTATATGGGATGGCCGCGATCGGGGCGTTTCTGACCGCCTTTTACATGTTCCGGTTGACGTACCTGACCTTTTACGGCCGCTCCCGCGTGGACCATCACACAGCCGAACATATCCACGAATCGCCCCCGATCATGCTCGGGCCGCTGGTCGTGCTGGCGACCCTGTCGGTGCTCGGCGGATTTCCCGGGGTACCGCCGGAAGACGGGTGGTTCCACCACTTCCTGCACAAGGTAACGGCGCAAGTCGGGGGGGAGGTCTCGGGGCATGACGCGGGGTCCGGATTGGTCGTGACGCTGATGCTGGCGGCCACGGCCATCGCCTTGGCCGGCTGGGGGCTGGCCCACTATCTCTACAGCCTGCGCACCGAGACTGCGGCGGCCTGGGCGGAACGGTCTCCGGGCGTCTATCGGACGCTGCTGAACAAGTACTACGTGGACGAACTCTATGATGCCCTGTTCGTGGAACCGACCAAGAAGCTGGGGTTGGTCTGGGATTGGTTCGACCGCCACGTCATTGACCGGCTCGTCGTCGGGGTCGGGGAGCTGACCCAGTCGAGTGCGGCGGGCAGCACCTGGCTGGAGAAGTACGTGATCTACGGAGGGCTCAACGCGATCGGCTATGCCAACCACCTCCTGGCGCGCTCCTGGCGGAAGATTCAAAGCGGGCAGGTGCATCACTACGCCGCGATTATCGTGGCCGGCTTGTTCATCCTGGTCCATCTCGTCCTGGCTTGGTGGACCGGATCAGGCGGGATGTTGAAATAG
- the nuoK gene encoding NADH-quinone oxidoreductase subunit NuoK — protein sequence MIPLSAYVAVSAILFATGLIGVLVRRNFIIVLMSVEIMLNAANINLVAFSHYLESMAGQIVALFVIAIAAGEAAVGLAIIIVVFRGKLSTNVDEMNLLKW from the coding sequence ATGATCCCGTTGAGCGCCTATGTGGCCGTCAGCGCGATCCTGTTCGCCACCGGCCTGATCGGAGTGTTGGTCCGTCGCAATTTCATCATCGTGTTGATGTCGGTCGAGATCATGCTCAACGCGGCGAACATCAATCTGGTCGCCTTCTCCCATTACCTGGAGTCCATGGCCGGACAGATTGTCGCCCTGTTCGTGATTGCGATCGCCGCCGGGGAGGCAGCCGTGGGGCTGGCGATCATCATCGTAGTCTTCCGCGGAAAGCTGTCCACAAACGTGGACGAAATGAATCTCTTGAAGTGGTAG
- a CDS encoding NADH-quinone oxidoreductase subunit J yields the protein MTLFFFVYFALVSIAAGVFTVALRNPVHCGLALLTLLLHVAGLFVLLNAEFLFAVQVIVYAGAILVLYLFVLMLLNLKTDERYLHSRYAVILFAAAAVCGELLILLLRSPYAGAKGDAPAEAVLKDGDSYAVGIKMFSDYLLPFEIVGVFLLGAIIGAIVLAKTPTVADVEHEP from the coding sequence ATGACGCTGTTCTTTTTCGTCTACTTCGCGCTCGTGAGTATTGCCGCGGGAGTGTTCACCGTGGCGTTGCGCAACCCGGTCCATTGCGGCCTGGCGCTGCTGACCCTGCTGTTGCACGTAGCGGGGCTGTTCGTCCTGCTGAATGCCGAATTTCTGTTCGCCGTGCAGGTCATCGTCTATGCGGGCGCGATTCTGGTCCTCTATCTGTTCGTGTTGATGCTGCTGAACCTCAAGACCGACGAACGCTATCTCCACTCCCGCTATGCGGTGATCCTGTTCGCGGCGGCGGCGGTCTGCGGGGAACTGCTGATCCTGCTGCTCCGATCCCCCTATGCAGGGGCGAAGGGCGATGCGCCGGCCGAAGCCGTGCTGAAAGACGGAGATAGTTACGCGGTCGGCATCAAGATGTTCAGCGATTATTTGCTCCCGTTCGAAATCGTCGGAGTGTTCCTCTTGGGGGCCATCATCGGGGCGATCGTGCTGGCGAAAACGCCAACCGTCGCCGATGTGGAGCATGAACCATGA
- a CDS encoding NADH-quinone oxidoreductase subunit C, which translates to MSDAPAHPLAQRLQQEFPEGFVKAVEWRGDLAVTVTRKALHDVARFLHDDPGMDFDYIVHVSSVDWPDDEERFEAVWEFYSIRKRHRIRLKTRVPEADCTVDSLTDIWKGADFMEREVYDMMGIRFRNHPDLRRILMPDEYTEGYPLRKDFPLQGKGWRDTFEFLNEGAQ; encoded by the coding sequence ATGAGCGACGCGCCTGCCCATCCCTTGGCCCAACGCCTTCAGCAGGAGTTTCCCGAAGGCTTCGTGAAGGCCGTAGAGTGGCGCGGTGATTTGGCCGTCACCGTGACGCGCAAGGCGCTCCACGACGTCGCGCGGTTCCTGCACGATGACCCCGGCATGGATTTCGATTATATCGTGCACGTCAGCTCCGTGGATTGGCCCGATGACGAGGAACGGTTCGAGGCGGTCTGGGAATTCTACTCGATTCGGAAACGGCATCGCATCCGGCTCAAGACGCGGGTGCCCGAGGCGGACTGCACGGTGGATTCCTTGACCGACATCTGGAAGGGCGCGGATTTCATGGAGCGGGAAGTCTACGACATGATGGGCATCCGCTTCCGCAACCACCCGGACTTGCGCCGCATTCTGATGCCGGACGAATATACGGAAGGCTATCCGCTGCGCAAGGATTTCCCGCTCCAGGGCAAGGGCTGGCGGGACACGTTCGAATTCCTGAACGAAGGGGCCCAGTAA
- a CDS encoding NADH-quinone oxidoreductase subunit B, which translates to MGLIQLGKREKDGDLDVITTTVEKAVNWARKGSLWPMTFGLACCAIEMIAAVSSRYDMDRYGAGVFRASPRQSDLMIVAGTVCRRMAPVIRKIYDQMPEPKYVIAMGSCATSGNIYDSYSVVQGVDRFVPVDIYVPGCPPTPEALFDGILKLQERIMQKRVFTKQPEQVKESVKA; encoded by the coding sequence ATGGGACTGATCCAACTGGGCAAGCGCGAGAAGGACGGAGACCTGGACGTCATCACGACGACGGTCGAGAAGGCCGTCAACTGGGCGCGCAAGGGCTCGCTCTGGCCGATGACCTTCGGGCTGGCTTGCTGCGCGATCGAAATGATCGCGGCCGTTTCCTCACGCTATGACATGGATCGCTACGGAGCCGGCGTGTTCCGGGCTTCTCCCCGTCAATCGGACCTGATGATCGTGGCCGGAACCGTCTGCCGGCGGATGGCGCCCGTCATCCGGAAAATCTACGACCAGATGCCAGAGCCCAAGTACGTGATCGCCATGGGCTCTTGCGCCACGTCCGGCAATATCTATGACAGCTATAGTGTCGTGCAAGGGGTGGACCGGTTCGTGCCGGTGGACATTTACGTCCCGGGCTGTCCGCCGACTCCCGAGGCGCTCTTCGACGGGATTCTGAAATTGCAAGAACGGATCATGCAAAAGCGGGTATTCACCAAGCAGCCGGAGCAGGTCAAGGAGTCGGTGAAGGCATGA
- a CDS encoding 4Fe-4S dicluster domain-containing protein yields the protein MGLKPATNPEVEAAAIELTIDGRTVTAKDGVSLYDVISSTGKIIPAMCYHYTFDPFGSCGMCLVMQEGKKAPVRSCTAKATAGMIIRTEGDDLFLARKKAVEKHLSVHPLDCPVCDADGHCELQDMAFQHQVTNLANAKQKLIPEDTRSLVLDFNMNRCIACGECINICKDVLMIDALQFTKKGGFTQVVAKGDVALSCEFCGDCLAVCPVGAITNKYSKYLYKPWQLKKTTTTCNYCGDGCQMYVETKDTEVVRVTAPLSWKNKWGDRAETAKGHGGICVRGRFGFQFIDSQARLRQPLARRDGQLAEAPWLETMHQVVDRLAAIKAQHGPNAIGGLITARCTNEELYLFQKLMRAAIGTNQLDSSARYGHANFVHAVRQALGVGRMTNDSEDITKAKAILVIGSNITETNPVASIRIKEAIRVYHAQVIVVNSANTNMAKLASHPTLVKPGTEGLFAQGLVKSVLEQDLVDEETVGKHPEAFAALKQAAAGLSLDAIAAQTGVSVAQIHEAAAIFAEAPRAVIICGEGIVRRSGGYHDVLTLIDLAWITGKLGRPGCGINTVVEEANEQGAMDLGAAPEFLPGQARFDDEAARAKFAKAWGKDKPVMLPPIGKGVHLAEILNRCRNGQIKALYVIGENPLATLPASSGVKDALAKLDLLVVQDPFLTDTAQMAHFVLPACTFAEKDGTVTNQEGKVQRVRQTMDPIGESLPDWHIMTALANGLGYELSYESPQDIQNEIMKLLPGYYNLGQPKKIAPRPEGYLSNGYASHLAGRYGGGASAAARDKGRPFGLVMGQLLYHSGKLSTQASGLIKIAPNTGKLRMNGQDMERLSLSDGARVRVSSERGSLEMGVQADQALLPGACFFPEHFNEPPVKDLMAVEMDPVTGVPSFKLTAVAIEKV from the coding sequence ATGGGTTTGAAACCAGCGACCAATCCGGAAGTCGAAGCGGCGGCGATCGAACTGACGATCGACGGGCGCACGGTGACGGCTAAGGACGGGGTGTCGCTCTACGACGTCATCTCCAGCACGGGCAAGATCATCCCGGCCATGTGCTACCACTATACGTTCGACCCGTTCGGCTCTTGCGGCATGTGCCTGGTGATGCAGGAAGGCAAGAAGGCGCCGGTCCGTTCCTGCACGGCCAAGGCGACTGCCGGCATGATCATCCGCACGGAAGGCGATGATCTTTTCCTGGCCCGCAAAAAAGCGGTGGAGAAGCACCTCTCCGTACACCCGCTGGACTGTCCGGTCTGCGACGCGGACGGGCATTGCGAACTGCAGGACATGGCCTTCCAGCATCAGGTGACCAACCTGGCCAATGCCAAACAGAAGCTGATCCCGGAGGACACCCGCAGCCTCGTGCTGGATTTCAACATGAACCGCTGCATCGCCTGCGGCGAGTGCATCAACATCTGCAAGGACGTGCTGATGATCGACGCCCTGCAGTTCACCAAAAAAGGCGGGTTCACCCAGGTGGTGGCCAAGGGCGACGTGGCCCTCTCCTGCGAGTTCTGCGGTGACTGCCTGGCGGTCTGCCCGGTGGGGGCGATCACCAACAAGTACTCCAAGTATCTCTACAAGCCCTGGCAGCTCAAGAAAACGACGACCACCTGCAATTACTGCGGCGACGGTTGCCAGATGTATGTGGAGACCAAGGACACCGAAGTGGTCCGCGTGACCGCTCCGCTCTCCTGGAAAAACAAGTGGGGAGACCGGGCCGAGACAGCCAAGGGGCACGGCGGCATCTGCGTCCGCGGACGGTTCGGGTTCCAGTTCATCGACAGCCAGGCCCGGCTGCGCCAGCCGCTGGCGCGACGGGACGGACAGCTGGCCGAAGCGCCCTGGCTGGAGACCATGCATCAGGTCGTGGATCGTCTCGCGGCGATCAAGGCGCAGCATGGGCCGAACGCCATTGGCGGCCTCATCACGGCACGCTGCACCAACGAAGAACTCTATCTGTTCCAGAAGCTCATGCGCGCCGCGATCGGGACCAACCAACTGGACAGCAGCGCGCGCTACGGCCATGCCAACTTCGTTCACGCGGTCCGGCAGGCTCTGGGCGTCGGGCGGATGACCAACGACTCCGAGGACATCACCAAGGCCAAGGCCATCCTTGTGATCGGATCGAACATCACCGAAACCAACCCGGTGGCGAGTATCAGGATCAAGGAAGCGATCCGCGTCTATCACGCTCAGGTGATCGTGGTGAACTCGGCCAACACCAACATGGCCAAGCTCGCATCCCATCCGACGCTGGTCAAGCCCGGCACGGAGGGCCTGTTTGCGCAGGGGCTGGTCAAGTCCGTGCTCGAACAGGATCTGGTGGATGAAGAGACGGTCGGGAAGCACCCGGAGGCCTTTGCGGCGCTCAAGCAAGCGGCCGCCGGCTTGTCGCTGGATGCCATTGCCGCGCAGACCGGGGTGTCGGTCGCGCAGATTCACGAAGCGGCGGCGATCTTTGCCGAAGCGCCGCGCGCCGTCATCATCTGTGGTGAGGGGATCGTCCGCCGTTCCGGCGGGTATCACGACGTGCTGACCCTGATCGACCTGGCCTGGATCACCGGCAAGCTGGGCCGGCCCGGTTGCGGCATCAACACGGTGGTCGAGGAGGCCAACGAGCAGGGTGCGATGGACTTGGGCGCAGCGCCGGAGTTCCTGCCCGGTCAGGCCCGGTTTGATGATGAAGCGGCGAGAGCCAAGTTCGCCAAGGCCTGGGGCAAGGACAAGCCGGTCATGCTGCCGCCGATTGGCAAGGGCGTGCATTTGGCGGAGATTCTCAATCGCTGCCGCAATGGTCAGATCAAGGCGCTGTACGTCATCGGGGAAAACCCGCTAGCGACGCTGCCGGCTTCGTCCGGCGTCAAGGACGCTCTGGCGAAACTGGACCTGTTGGTGGTCCAGGACCCGTTCCTGACCGACACGGCGCAGATGGCGCACTTCGTTCTGCCGGCCTGCACCTTCGCCGAAAAGGACGGGACCGTGACGAACCAGGAAGGCAAGGTCCAGCGTGTCCGCCAGACCATGGACCCGATCGGAGAGAGCCTGCCGGACTGGCACATCATGACCGCGCTGGCCAATGGACTTGGCTATGAATTGAGCTACGAATCCCCGCAGGACATTCAGAACGAAATCATGAAACTGTTGCCCGGCTACTACAACCTGGGCCAACCCAAAAAGATCGCGCCGAGGCCGGAGGGCTACTTGTCCAACGGCTATGCGTCGCACCTGGCCGGTCGGTACGGAGGGGGCGCGTCGGCCGCCGCGCGGGACAAGGGCCGTCCCTTCGGGCTGGTAATGGGACAACTCCTGTACCACTCGGGCAAACTTTCGACCCAGGCCTCGGGCTTGATCAAGATTGCGCCGAATACCGGCAAGCTCCGCATGAACGGGCAGGACATGGAGCGTTTGAGCCTAAGCGACGGGGCAAGGGTGCGCGTGAGTTCGGAGCGGGGGTCGCTGGAGATGGGGGTGCAAGCGGACCAGGCATTGTTACCCGGGGCCTGCTTCTTCCCCGAACATTTCAACGAACCGCCGGTCAAGGATCTGATGGCCGTCGAGATGGACCCGGTGACGGGCGTGCCCTCGTTCAAGCTGACGGCGGTGGCCATCGAGAAGGTGTGA
- a CDS encoding NADH-quinone oxidoreductase subunit A, which yields MSGTELLLEYLTRYFPILLFIVIALAFGVVTLVISYLVQPKYPDAEKLSAYECGSEPFSDARMPFPVRYYIFAMLFVIFDIEVIFLYPWAVTFYKIGFIGLVEMLIFIALFLVAYVYAWKKGALEWD from the coding sequence GTGAGCGGCACCGAGTTGCTCCTCGAGTATTTGACTCGCTATTTCCCGATCCTGCTCTTCATCGTCATTGCGCTGGCTTTCGGCGTCGTGACGCTGGTGATCAGCTATCTGGTCCAGCCCAAGTATCCGGATGCGGAAAAGCTCAGCGCCTATGAGTGCGGGAGCGAGCCCTTTTCCGATGCCCGGATGCCCTTCCCGGTCCGGTATTACATCTTTGCCATGCTGTTCGTCATCTTCGACATCGAAGTGATTTTTCTCTATCCCTGGGCCGTGACCTTTTACAAGATCGGATTTATCGGACTGGTCGAGATGCTGATCTTTATCGCCTTGTTCCTGGTGGCTTATGTGTATGCCTGGAAGAAGGGGGCGTTGGAATGGGACTGA
- the nuoD gene encoding NADH dehydrogenase (quinone) subunit D — translation MQLDDQRTTIYKVDPGRPETESLPLVRTEELLLNMGPQHPSTHGVLKVILELEGERITKSTPVMGFLHRGVEKLAEEGTYHQFIPHTDRLDYVCAMYNNFAYCRAVEKLMNVTVPERAEYLRTIVAEVQRIIGHQFWLGTQALDIGAMTVFFYTFRDREILLDWFDELCGARLTTSWYRIGGVERDFTPSLLDKLRRFLDYFLPLIDEYVVFLEKNRIWVARTKGVAVISAEDAVNFGLSGPTLRGSGVDYDLRKYEPYAAYPRCEFSVPVGKNGDTYDRYWIRVEEMRESVKIIKQCLDQMPPEGPVMAEVPSVTLPPKDRVFTNLESMIQQFKLFSQGFDAPKGEIYCGTEAHKGELGFYIVSQGGGKPYRLKIRAPSFIHMGAFDFMSRGYMIADAVTIFGTYDIVMGECDR, via the coding sequence ATGCAACTCGACGACCAACGGACCACCATCTACAAAGTCGATCCGGGCCGACCGGAGACCGAGTCGCTGCCGCTGGTGCGGACCGAAGAGCTGCTCCTGAACATGGGGCCGCAGCATCCGAGCACGCACGGGGTGCTGAAGGTGATTCTGGAACTGGAAGGCGAGCGGATCACCAAGTCCACGCCGGTCATGGGCTTCTTGCACCGGGGCGTGGAGAAGCTGGCAGAAGAGGGCACCTATCACCAGTTCATTCCGCACACGGACCGTCTGGATTACGTCTGCGCGATGTACAACAACTTCGCCTACTGCCGCGCGGTCGAGAAGCTGATGAACGTCACGGTCCCCGAGCGGGCCGAGTACCTGCGCACGATTGTGGCGGAGGTGCAGCGGATCATCGGGCACCAGTTCTGGCTGGGGACCCAGGCGTTGGACATCGGCGCGATGACGGTCTTCTTCTATACCTTCCGCGACCGGGAGATTCTGTTGGATTGGTTCGACGAGCTCTGCGGCGCCCGACTCACGACGAGCTGGTACCGGATCGGCGGGGTGGAGCGGGACTTTACCCCCTCGTTGCTCGACAAGCTCCGGCGGTTCCTGGACTACTTCCTGCCCTTGATCGACGAGTATGTGGTGTTTCTGGAGAAGAACCGGATCTGGGTCGCGCGCACCAAGGGTGTGGCGGTGATTTCGGCGGAGGACGCGGTCAATTTCGGGCTCAGCGGACCGACGTTGCGCGGGTCTGGCGTGGACTATGATCTCCGCAAATATGAGCCCTATGCGGCCTATCCCCGTTGCGAGTTCAGCGTGCCGGTGGGCAAGAACGGCGACACCTACGACCGGTACTGGATCAGGGTCGAGGAGATGCGCGAGAGCGTGAAGATCATCAAGCAATGTCTCGACCAGATGCCGCCGGAGGGTCCGGTCATGGCCGAGGTGCCCAGCGTGACCCTGCCCCCCAAGGATCGGGTGTTCACGAACCTGGAGTCCATGATCCAGCAATTCAAGCTCTTCTCGCAAGGGTTTGACGCGCCCAAGGGCGAGATCTATTGCGGGACCGAGGCCCACAAGGGCGAGCTCGGCTTCTATATCGTGAGCCAGGGGGGCGGAAAGCCCTACCGGCTGAAGATCCGCGCCCCGTCGTTCATTCATATGGGGGCGTTCGATTTCATGTCGCGCGGCTATATGATCGCGGACGCGGTCACGATCTTCGGGACCTACGACATCGTGATGGGGGAGTGCGATCGTTAG